In Hymenobacter volaticus, the genomic window GCGTCTGGCCCTGCGTGTTGGCACTGGCCGCCAGAATCAGCAAGCTCAGCGCAGAAAGGTGCTTCATGAACAGAAAGTGAGTGAAGAAAGAGGATTCAGGCTCTAAAGATGTGGACTTCAGTCTGAAGTTGCCCGCTTTCTTAAAAGAAACTGTGCTTGCTGCTGCTTGGCCTGAGTGGTGCCAGAAGTCTATATTCGTTTGTGCTAAGATTTGTAATGCGATGCTTAAAATTGTTGATACTAGCCGGTACACTTACCTGCCAGTCTAACCGTGATGGTCTCCTGGCAAATGTGAATCCAGCTATACTGCCGTTTGTGAAAGGCTATATAGAAGCTCATAAGGATGACCAAGAGGTGGATACTACTATCTGTGTGATACTTGATTCATCGAACGTTTATATCCATAGCATGCCTGTTCCTGCTGACACATCTGACCTTAGTTTACTAGGCATTGAGCACCTTGGGAAATATGACCTCGTCTTCGTCGGATCGCCTAACTCCTCTATTTATCATCCGATAAAGCGGTATGTTCGAAGTCATACATCTACCGTTCCACAAAAAGTAAAAGGTCCACCGCCGCCACCTGCTCCAGGGTATAATTTCGAACTTTGGGAATTGACTTTTTACAAAGACAGCTTAGTAAGCTACTCACCTAAAACTCGAATAGACCGTTACGTTCGATAGTCCATACGTTGTCCACAAAATCTCTCAACACGAAATTAGTCGCCGCCCCCGCAACCACCACCGCAGCCGGAGCAGCCACTGTCGCCACCGCAACCACTGTCACCGCCGCAGCCGCTGCCATCAGCGTCGCCGTGGCTAGGGCTGTGGCTATCGAAGGCGTCGCTCTGCTCGTGCCATCCGCCGTCAGCGCCGCCCGCGTCGCTGCCCATGTCGTAGGCCGGCTCCGGGATTCGCTGCAATTCTCGTTCTACCTCACGGCCTACTTCGGAGGTGAAGGAAGGAAGCAAAAATACCACGCCGTTGAGCTGCTGGCCGAATCGATGAGCCTCGGCGGGGTTTTGGGCCGCCCGGTTGCTATATTCTTTGTCGAGGCGGATCAATTCGGCTTCCGCAGCAGCTTGCAACTGGTAACCGCTCGGGGTGAGGTAGCGTGTTCGGGTCAGCCGCCAAAACCAGTGCTGTGAAAATAGCTGTCCGGTGCGGGGATTAGCCTCAATTAGCTTGTAGTAGTCGGACGGGGTACGGGCATTCTCGAAAATCATGCGCACGTACAGCTTGAATGGGATTCGCAGCTGGTTATCGGCCAGGAAAGCATGTAGTAGCAACCGTTCGTGCGGTAGGGCCTGATGCGTGGCTAGCGCCGGACCGTCCATCACAAACTGTTGCCACGTTACCGGGTCGAAGGGATGCGGCTGGTGTTGCTCGGTGCGGACAACCAACACGTGCTGGCGCAGCAGATCGAGGAAGGTGACGCGCAGCAGGCGGCGCAAACTAGGGGTGTGGTGCTTCTGGAGCAGCAACACCCATTCGGCGGGGGAGTGCGGGGAAGGCTGGTCATGTTTTGCGACGGAAACGAAGTTTGGGTAGCAGCCAAAAAGCACTCAGGTTCACTCGGCGGAAGTTTATATCCCGGAAGCGGGTTTCGCTATCGGGCCAGATATCGGTGGGTGGTGCCGTCCCAAACACCGCTTGGTACACTGTTTTGGTTTCACCGTACCAGTCATTGAATTTGTCGCGCTCGGCTGCGCCGCCCCGGGTAGGACCGTGGTGAATAGGTTGCCCAAGCACCTGCTCGCAGAACTCCAGCCAGTAGGAGCGGGTGTAGAGCAAATGCAGGTGCCACACCTGATCCACTTGGTCGGAGGGCGTAAGCGGGTGCTCGGTCAGGCAGACCAGAAACATGAATTTCTTGTATTCCAGCACTGCCCGCAGGGCATATTCGAGGGGCCAACCGTTCTCGCGCGCCAGCCGGTCGGTGAAGGAAAACGCCGCGCCCGGATCATCCAGCTCGAAGCGCTGAATGCGGTTCCACAGGTCGGGTTGCCGAGTTGGCATCATGCGGGAAGTGGTAGCGACTATGCGTTGCTAAAGCTAGCAATTTTTGAATATACAAAGGCTTGTAGCTAGCTCCACAATACCCTTTCTGAGCCCCTGGCGTAGGTATTTCTATTGTTCATCTAATCCCTAACCGCATGAATCAGCCTATTTCCCGTCAGCTGCACGGCTTTTCCGACCTCTCCTACGTTCCGTTAGCCCTCGCCCTGCCCAAACTCGGAGGGTTTGAAGACGAAGACAAAGCCGTTGCAGTAACCCGCTTCCTAGCCGGCAACGTTGCAACTGTGGGTCTATTTACCCGTGCCGAGTGGGGAGCAGTTAAAAAAATACCTTTCAAAGCCCACTTGCTACTAGACATAGGTGCTGGCGTAATAGCCGCCGCGTCGCCTTGGCTGTTCGGCTTCGCTGACAACAAAAAAGCCCGTAATGGCCTCTTGCTGCTAGGTGCCGTAAATATCATGGCCGGTGCTCTCTCACGGCCCGAAGAAATGCCCGAGGGTACCTACTAGCTAGACCCATCGGCCTATATCAAAACGGCCTTGTAGGCACCTCCCGATAGGAGTGTCTGCAAGGCCGTTTTGTGTTTCCAGTTGAAGGTAGCTTAAAGTTAGAAGCTCGTTTTCCTCAGACGAAAAAGATAGAATATTTGATACTAGTTTAATACTCGTTGTTTACCTCGACCGTCATGCTGAGCGCAGTCGAAGCATCTCGCGTGCTGATGTCTGAGTACTA contains:
- a CDS encoding glycine-rich domain-containing protein; this translates as MMPTRQPDLWNRIQRFELDDPGAAFSFTDRLARENGWPLEYALRAVLEYKKFMFLVCLTEHPLTPSDQVDQVWHLHLLYTRSYWLEFCEQVLGQPIHHGPTRGGAAERDKFNDWYGETKTVYQAVFGTAPPTDIWPDSETRFRDINFRRVNLSAFWLLPKLRFRRKT
- a CDS encoding SPW repeat protein, with the protein product MNQPISRQLHGFSDLSYVPLALALPKLGGFEDEDKAVAVTRFLAGNVATVGLFTRAEWGAVKKIPFKAHLLLDIGAGVIAAASPWLFGFADNKKARNGLLLLGAVNIMAGALSRPEEMPEGTY